The genomic segment tgatcattattattattattattatttaattgttttatattagaAGAATCATTCTCTTTGTCAACTTTGTTGTAATGTTCTTTATCCTCTTCTTCATATAATTCATCATTCTGAAAATTGTCTTCATGCCTAGTAATGGTTTGAATTAAATCATCAagcaaataattattaaaagttatattttcatttttatataaagcaTATATACGTGATAACATACATACTTCAAAAAGATTTGCATTTTGTTCATAaacatttttgtttatttttctggttaaaagagaaaagatgtttttatcaaaaaaattcattttatGTAAAAATTGTAATATGTTTAACAAAatgtaattattaaaattataaaaattttctataaatatttctATGATAGgaacaattttattattatcatgtaCATCACTAAGTAAACTAAGACATTCaaaatatttgtaaattAGTACTGGTTCTAcctcttcattatttattataaaatctCTTAAGATATTATCTAATGTTCCATTACTcacttttaaaaaagaaaaataataaaacatcatcattaaataatttatatttatattatttaataaatcttttgtatttttacttttatatatattatcaaattGCTTACTGAGTTCTGTCAAAAAGTCCAAATCGTATATTCTTTccatataacaaaaatatagcatagaaaatatatctaCAAATTTTATCTGATGTTTATTAGAATCATCTTTTGAAAATTCAATcttatattgtataaattCAAGTAGTACATTCTTATAttcgtttatatatatattttttttatcatcagtACTTTCCTTAGTGAAAAAatctataataaaatttgGGATGACATCaggattttttttatcatgcTTTTTTAGGATATCATTAAAGAATGGACTCTTTATATTGTCACAATTTTCCTTAGTATGAGcatattcttcatttttattattttgaatgtttaaatttttaacTTTATCATCTTTATCATTGTTATTCTTTTGCATAGAATTAAAGTTTActctttttataaattctggtatatcattttttattaatatatatcttttatataaacttGGTCCATGAAAATAtcttgaaaataatatacgtCTTGTTAACATTTTGTTATtcattctttatttattttttgttttttttttttataatttatatattatatttaaaaaaataagatgaCAGTtcaaattgtatatattataatataacaaaaaaagagaaactataaataaataaatgaataaataaataaataaatatatatatatatataatatgtaataaacaatttattattatgtaataatataatactacttatttatttttgttatacattttattccTTTTCAAGTATATGAtcaattaatttaaaatctACTGCTTCATCtgcattaaaatatttatctcTTTCTAAAACATTTGAAATAACATTTGTATCTTTTTCTGTATTTTTAGAAATTATTtctattactttttttttggtgttcattatttctttattttgtatttcaaTATTGGTTGCTTGGTTAAAGGGTATGATAGAATAAGATTGATTTAAACAAAAAGAggaattttttaaagaaaagcGATAGCCTTTTTTTCCACTGCTAGCTAATATACAAGCAATTCCATACGCTTTTCCAAGACAATAAGTATACACATCAgaagatatataattaattacatCAACTATTGATATTACATCAGTTATACCAttcaaatttattattttattattatctatatcaCCTGTactgttaatatataaatgtataggTTTTCTTTTAGATTCATAttctaaatataataactGTGATATGATTTGTTCTGATATATGAGGATAAATaggtgatgataaaaatataattcttttagaTAAAAGTAATGAAggtatatttatgttatacTTGTGATGTTCATTATAGGAATAATATAATggacttttattattatttttttttttatatctttttatattgattttgtttgtaataaaattatatctcgttataatttttgtacatttacaaaaatttatacaaattaacataaataataacaggCCTTGCATTTTTGAGTATTCAaagcattatatatatatatatatatatatatatatatttttccatatatattGTGAATATATAACAAGGAACATATATTAGTATGCCATATTTTATAGTTATAATTATGCTACGATGGatacatatacatacttacatacatgtatatttaatatgggataatatttattttatatatttggtgtttttatatgtgaattattaaatataaattatgtaaaaagaagaaatatatatatatatatatatatatatatattaaattaaatttatattatatataaatatatatcatttaaaataatataaatgcaTATAATTAATGGAAACTATAATGAGCTTATAAATTGTAATTAAgcttcataaaaatatagatttgacataaaaaaaaaaaaaatatatatatatatatatatcataataaatgatataaaaaaaaaaaaaaaaacgaataatatatatcatatgaaataaaataccgagagatatatttttttatttttctatttatatatttttaagaaaaaaaaaaaaaaaattaaataaccaaaataatttttacacatattatatatatatataatatatgtgtgttaatttgtcatttattatacttataattttaagatgaaaatttttcattaatGTATGATTTAATTAAGTTAGCTTCCTCTTCCATTTGTTCAATTGATCTAATGGAtgtactaaaaaaaaaaaaaaaaaaaaaaaaaaaaagaaaaggtgTAATATTGTCaagttcatatattataattaataaaatcattATGAAGAAAGCgtttaatataaaacattgaGATAATGTACattcaaattataaaataatataacttATTAAtgatatgtaaaaaatatgatataataaatttatatacatatatatatatatatatatatatatgtgtaataaattaattttactTGAATTCTTCCAGTTTAAAATTTCGTTCTATTTCATTTTGAGAACATACATTAATTGTATTATTGCAAgaattacatataatattttttccataGCCTAAGttaattttattcatatcattataaatattatcattatttttgtaaTCATTAATTTTCCTTggtattatatgaatatgaaCATGATCAACAGTTTGCCCTGCTTCTTTGCCATCTTGAATAGCAATAGAGAAATCAGTTGTATTAAATAAGTTGCCCATAATATAACACATAAAAttacataataaatttatatcgATAATTTCTTCTATATCTAAATCATTGtagtgtttttttttttttaaagttgttaataatatatgaccAGGTAATAATGGcttattatttacaaaacCATAAGAATATTTAGTAGTTATAAATACCTCCCTTTTGTCAATTTCATATATACcgaattcatatttttcagaactcttatttttataccaTTCTAATTTTTCaagtatgtttttatatttttccattatacaaataatatacgaaaaaataaaataataaaaatataaaatatataaatatatatatatatatatatattcaagtTCAAATAAAAGAGagcttattttattattatatttttttaatgattaCAGAAtctgaaaaaattataaaaatgtagtACAGACAATATATTCGTACAAATTATTTCGAGGTgtacttttttatattatattatttattctatCCTTAATATGTGTTTCCCTTTATAATTGGAAACACACatataaagtatatatttatttatatgttaatattttaatttaattttttcgtGTACTTATATAGGAGGTTTTTCAAAATATGCACtgattttaatttatatatataaaaagaatataatacatacatatatatatatatatacattgaCAATatgttcctttttttttttttttttttttttttgttaattcaattgtttttataatgttattatttattcgtGATCTAAACAaatagaataatatatatatatatatatatatatatatatatatatatatattattgaaaaaaaaaaagatgaagatTTTTCAATTGTTGATGGATgtggtatatatttatataacaatatgcatattattatttatacgaAAAAATATctagaataaaatattatttacattgtttttttattttaattattctaAATATACCCATTGATAAaagttttataaaaatacatatatatatatatatagtttatatttatattattattttttgggaatatatttttctttcttttaaatatataaaaattgttatgttataattattagcatgcatatataaataaataatattcacaatatataatatacttaaaaaaaaaggataaagCGGCtcacaaaattataatattatgttatattatatgtataattatattaaaatatattatatataataatattgttatatatacaacatatacataatgtatataattacatgtatatatatatataatatatatttaacaaatgtattatatacagtatcataatattattataaatatataatatattattgaaaTTAAGTACATATTTTTCCGTGCATaccttcattttttttttttttttttttatcttatataaaatgtatatattaatttttattttattttttctatttttattcataaaataatatattatatttttatgtttccttattatatatttttatatatcctcatgaattataaaaaaaattcatttttttttttttttaataaatatatgtataaataataattatatgtatatataactcccccccccaaaaaaaaaaaaaaaaaatatatgtataatatatatattatttatatattacataattcAAAAAAGAGGATTTTTCGTaccaaatatatttataacttggataatgtatatataataaaagtacagtgaaaaaatatattttcattttttttatggatGTATAAATGGATTtcaaaaaggaatatatatatattttttttttttttttttttttttttttttttttatttgttcatatgaatattctatttttaatataggaaaaattttcttgtattaaataaaaaataaaaaaatataaattaaaatagaataaatataatataatttaatataaatatatagagaaGGGAAggatgaatatatttaagcAGAAAGAGAATACACCTAATACTATATCTCATGTTTTGATgagtaattatatatttaataaataaaaaaaaacttatataatatatataatatgtaaattaaaagaataacTTTTTCATGTGATAGTGTAAAACTTAtggaaaacatatatatattataatatatataaatatatattttttatcctttttaatttttttttttttttttttttttttccctctCTCAACAGACAAGCATAAAGGAAAATTTCCGGAAGCGATAGTATCAATCAGGCAGTTAGAAGAAAGAGACATAAATGAAGTGAGACAATTGTTGTATGATcattttaattctttaacTTTACCAGCAGTTATATATTGGTCAATACAACATATTTATGATTTATTAGTTATTAtagtaataaattatatattttttttggatttaaaaaaaatattttattttcttataatatttttaatatatttatatataagagCCAAGTTAGAAtttttaaatcatataaGAAAAGATTGCCCAGATTtggaaaatttatataagagTTACATTAACGTGGAAGGATGTAATTTTTGGGTAGCTGAagtttatgataataattttggtTCAGCTAGCCGAACAACGTGTAGTGATATACatgaaagagaaaaaattatattagaaCAAGAAGAACAGGAAAAGttattatcaaataataataaaggaaataataataacaccCTAGATGAAAAGGGTGGAGAAGTGGatcaaaaattatttaaacataatttagaaaataatgaatataataatgaaacaCAAAATAAAGTATTAGATCATGTGAAAGAAAATAAGGAAATcaatattaacaataataaagaagataataaaaaggacaacaaaaaggataataaaaaagataataaaaaggataataaaaaagataataataataataataataataataataataataaagataataaaaaagagatTACTTCTAATTTTACGtctgataataataactctaattataataatttatattataaatcaaATGATCAAATTAATAACAACAGTGAAAATCAAAAAGATAatgtaaaagaaaatttgAAAGATACATCATCTACACAGAATGTGtgtgaagaaaaaaataataatgacacatgtaatgaacaaaataaagacaataataataacaataataataataataataataataataatcaattaagtaaatttaatatttttaaaaataaaaaaagtagtaatgatgataaagataataatgaaaattgttctaacgaaaaaaaaaataaactattatttaatataagtGAAATATCAAATAGACACTTTATGgaaacaaaaagaaatgtTTCATCAGGATTTAATGaaataagaagaaatatatttaattgtaAAGTACAGGATGAAGaagattttaataaaaatatcctaaataaaaaaattgtagGATGTGTAGGTATAGTACCGTTTAAAGGTGACAATACAATTGCACAACTTGTTCGTATGGTtgtaaaaaaagataatagaAGAATGAGAATTGGTAGCCGATTATTAACTCAATTAGAAAATTTTGCACAtgaacaaaattataatgaattaaAAGTTTTTACTAACAATTTAAATACTGATAGCTTATATTTCGTTAAGCAAAATGGTTTTAATTTATCTCAAATTGTTAGGAGAGGTCTAATGAGAGGtgatttattaatatggTCAAAAATACTTAATAAAgatgatttttataaatttaattctCCAGGTAATAATCTTAAAGATTTAAAATTACTCAACTTGGaagaatattaatttttaattgttATTTGCTAATTGTTAAttgttaatttttaatttttaatttttaatttttaatttttaatttttaatttttaatttttaatttttttttttttttttttttgtaatattttattgtttttgttattatgaatttattattttacgtaaatttttttttttttttaaatatatatgattatacatatcatatatatatatatatatatatatatatatatacataaatcagatgaatatttctttatatgtatatatgaatatatctaaatatatattatgtatacatattttcCCTTTTCATTTCTCTTTTTGTATACTTTGCTTCTACAGAAATACAGAgctatacaaataatatcttGGATTGAAAATCcgtattaatatttatttaattttaatgaaaaaaaatgtcaatgttttcattaatataatataatataatatatatatatttttttttttcatacatttttaatatttaggtatatacatatatatatatatatatatatgtacttttttttaataatttattgtttaaaatgtttatatatatatataataaatatatatatatatatatatatatatgtatatataatgataaaaggAATTGTcccatttatattttaaagacttttaatttttatttgtttttttttatattaataaaaatattgtttataCAATGTCACATTCAAAGCATTTTGCGACCATAAATAAAtgtttgaatatatttttttttaacatatatttttatatgggTGTAAAAATATTCGTAATTGATGTACTTGTAATTCATacattattgttataaaataaaaaaaaaataataatatatatatatatatatatatatatatatatacatcatataacattatttttcgtcttatatttaaaatattgttaaagaatatttttaataaatgtaaaaaataaaatagcataaaatatttgagaaatattccttatatttaacatatgtgtatttatattaaaccACATTTCAATATAATTGTATGcttcaattttatttttcttcttcttaagAATGTACGATAAAAATCTTAAAAGATATTTTGAAATTtgaacataaaatattaaatgtatcatatatgtatatctatatatatatattaaattttcgTGCTTCTTTTctatcttttttaaattatgatacatataattatttgtttattcaattaagatgaaaaatattatatatattataataacagAAAAATGTTATACATCTTTGTGTActtgttattattaaatgctattatgattatacaataaccaaaaataaaataaataaaataaaaaaataaaataaaaaaataaaataaaaaaataaaaaaaataaaaaaaaataaaaaaaaataaaaaaaatgagggTGTGTTTCTTCATGTATATCTTTATTGTAATCATTATTTACACAGTATCAtcaattaaaattaaaagaaatatctattatataaataataatatattaaaaaatttata from the Plasmodium falciparum 3D7 genome assembly, chromosome: 14 genome contains:
- a CDS encoding ATP-dependent Clp protease proteolytic subunit, with the protein product MQGLLLFMLICINFCKCTKIITRYNFITNKINIKRYKKKNNNKSPLYYSYNEHHKYNINIPSLLLSKRIIFLSSPIYPHISEQIISQLLYLEYESKRKPIHLYINSTGDIDNNKIINLNGITDVISIVDVINYISSDVYTYCLGKAYGIACILASSGKKGYRFSLKNSSFCLNQSYSIIPFNQATNIEIQNKEIMNTKKKVIEIISKNTEKDTNVISNVLERDKYFNADEAVDFKLIDHILEKE
- a CDS encoding histidine triad protein, putative, with product MEKYKNILEKLEWYKNKSSEKYEFGIYEIDKREVFITTKYSYGFVNNKPLLPGHILLTTLKKKKHYNDLDIEEIIDINLLCNFMCYIMGNLFNTTDFSIAIQDGKEAGQTVDHVHIHIIPRKINDYKNNDNIYNDMNKINLGYGKNIICNSCNNTINVCSQNEIERNFKLEEFNTSIRSIEQMEEEANLIKSYINEKFSS
- a CDS encoding N-acetyltransferase, GNAT family, putative; this translates as MNIFKQKENTPNTISHVLMNKHKGKFPEAIVSIRQLEERDINEVRQLLYDHFNSLTLPAVIYWSIQHIYDLLVIIVINYIFFLDLKKIFYFLIIFLIYLYIRAKLEFLNHIRKDCPDLENLYKSYINVEGCNFWVAEVYDNNFGSASRTTCSDIHEREKIILEQEEQEKLLSNNNKGNNNNTLDEKGGEVDQKLFKHNLENNEYNNETQNKVLDHVKENKEININNNKEDNKKDNKKDNKKDNKKDNKKDNNNNNNNNNNNKDNKKEITSNFTSDNNNSNYNNLYYKSNDQINNNSENQKDNVKENLKDTSSTQNVCEEKNNNDTCNEQNKDNNNNNNNNNNNNNNQLSKFNIFKNKKSSNDDKDNNENCSNEKKNKLLFNISEISNRHFMETKRNVSSGFNEIRRNIFNCKVQDEEDFNKNILNKKIVGCVGIVPFKGDNTIAQLVRMVVKKDNRRMRIGSRLLTQLENFAHEQNYNELKVFTNNLNTDSLYFVKQNGFNLSQIVRRGLMRGDLLIWSKILNKDDFYKFNSPEIQSYTNNILD